The genomic region CCGGTGCCGTCGGCGTCGCTCGGGGTCGGCTGCCCGGACTCCAGCCTGGTCACGCCGGCCTGGGCCACGATCGTGTACGAGAAGCCGGGCGGCAGCGCCAGCAGGCCGGCGGGGTCCGGCACCAGCTCGCCGTAGCCGACCGCCGGGCGGGCCGCTGCCCGGACCGCAGTCGGTCCCGCGATCGCCTCCAGGCTGCCGGCCACCGCGATGCCGAGGCCGCCGGGCGCGCCGCCGCGCAACAGTCCGCGGCGCGAGAGGGGAGAGGTGGTCACGATGTCGCCTTCCTGTTCGCGGTGATCGGGTGCCGCGGAGCAAAGGCAAGTGACATCGGGGGAACGGCGGTTGCCACGGCGCGGGTCGACGGGTGAACAGCGGGCCAACCCTCGGCGCGGGTCCGGCCCGATATGCCGGATCGTGCGTCCGCCGGGACATCAGGTTACTGCTGCGTAACTTGTCATTGACGTTTCTAAATTGTTAACCGCATCATCGTCTCACGGTCGATCGGACACCCCACCCGTCCCCCCGGTTCGCCGGGTGCCTCCCGTCGGAGGTGCAGCCATGCTGCTCCGAAAGACCGCCCTGACCCTCGCCCTGACCACCGCCGCCGTCCTGCTCGCGCCGGCCGCCACCGCCGCCGCCGCGCCGCGCGACGCCACCGCCTCCGCCGCGCCGCACGACGCCACCGCCTCCGCCGCGCCGCACGACGCCACCGCCCCGCCGCCCGTCGTGGCCACCGCCGCGGCCGCCAGCCCGGTCATCGTGGTCGGTGGACTCAGCGGCATCGCCGCCGCGTACGAGCCGCTCGCCGCGCGGCTGCGTGGCGACGGTCTCCGGGTCTTCGTCTACCAGTTGCCGGGGCTCGGGCTCGGCGACATCCCGACCTCCGCCCGCTCCTTCGCCGGCTACGTCGCCCAGGTCCGGGCCGCCACCGGCGCGACCACCGTCGACCTGGTCGCCCACTCCGAGGGCGGTCTGGTCTCCCGCTACTACCTCAAGCGTCTCGGCGGCGCCGCCGCCGTCGGACGCTACGTCAGCCTGGGCACCCCGCAGTACGGCACGTACGTGGCGAACATCCTGCAGTTCCTCGGCCTGGGCAGCTGCGCCGGCGTCGTCGCCTGCCAGCAGATGACGATCGGGTCCGCCTTCCTCGCCGACCTGAACGCCGGCGACGACACCCCCGGCGCGGTGCGCTACACCACCGTCCGAACCGTGCAGGACGAACTCGTCCGGCCGACGCAGAACGCCACGCTCGCCGACGGCGCCACCAACGTGCTGATCCAGGCGTACTGCCCGCTGCGGTTGGTGGGGCACCTCGGGCTGGTGCTCGACGGCACCACGTACACCGTCATCCGTGGCGCGCTGGCCGACGCCGGCGTCAACCCCAACTGCTTCGCGCTCTGACCGGCCCGCGGGCGGGGCGGGGACTCCCGCCCGGCCCGCGTCCGCCGGCCCACGGGAGCACGGCCGACCGTCGGGTGGCCGACTCCGCACGGGATCGGGTCTGACAGACATCGGACGCGCTCGATAATCTGCTCCGGCTGTCCATTCTCGACTGCGCGGGTACGCGCGGACCCGCCGAGGAGCCCCGACATGAGCGAATCTCCCGCGGCGGCGCCGGCCGTCGAACCGCCGGCTGACGGGAACCCGGCCGGCGGTGGCATCTCGAACCGCCCACCTGGCTACCCGAGCGCGCTGGTCTGGCTGCGCGCCGGGATCCTGCGCGACTGGCGCGGCGTGCTCGGCGCCTTCGTCGCCACCTGGTTCTACCTGCCCCTCGCGCTGCTGGCCGCGGTGTCATCCGGTCTCACCCTCGCGGCAGTGGGCCTGTTCACCGGTGGCCTCGGCGCCGACGACCAACTGCCCGCGGTGGTCCGCGACACCCCGCTGGTCGGCAGCCTGCTCGAGGCGTTCCTCAGCCGCTCGGGCGGCGTGCTCGGCGGCTTCGTCGGCTTCGCGGTCGGCTTCCTCGCCGGGTTCCTCGGCGTGCTGCTGCTGCCCTGGCGGTCCACCCTCGACGAACCCCTCGCCCTCCTCACCGGCCTCCTGGGCATGGTGGTCGCGGCCGCCCTGATCGGGGTGCTCTACACGCTCTACCGGGTGCTACTGGAACCCCGGCTGCTGGTCGTCTCCGGCGCGCGGGAGCTCAGCCGGCGGGAGGAGGACCGGCTCCGGCCCCTCCTGGCGGACTGTGCCCGCCGGCTCGGCCTGCCCTCCCTGCCGCGGCTGCTCATGGAGGACGACCCGGTGCTCACCAACGCCCGGACCTACGCCCGGCACATCGTGGTGACCACCGCGGTGCTCACCGAGCCGGACGAGGAGATCGCCGCGCTGCTCAGCCACGAGCTGGTCCACTGGCGCACCGGGGACGAGGTCACCAGCGCGTTCGTCCGGGGGGTCGCGCTGCCGCTGACCCTCGTGCACGCCGTACCGGCGTGGCTGACGCGCACGTTCCCGCACCCCGCCACCAACTTCGTGGTCTTCCTGCTGTTCTGGCCGGTGCTGCTGACCATGCGCTACGTCGTGTTGCCGCTGCACGCGAGGGACGTGCGGGCGGCCGAGTACCGGGCCGACCTCGGCGCGGTGCTCGCCGGCCACGTCGAGGGCATGCGCAGCGTCCTGGAGCGGCGCAGGTCGTTCGAGACCGGCCGCAGCGGCTGGGACGAGGCGGTCTGCGCCACCCACCCGCCGCACGAGCTGCGGCTGGACCGGCTCGACCGTGCCTCCGCGCCGGCCGTCGCCGGGCCGGTGCCCGCCCCGGTCACCGCGGAAGCGCTCTTCGGCCGGCCCGGGGCGATCGGCACCCCGCGGAGCTGGCTCGTGGTCGGCCTCGTGGTGCTCGCCCTCTGCGTGGGCGCCAGCGGGCTCGGCGCGGTGCAGTGGGCCTTCTTCCGGCCGCAGTCGGCGGTCGAAGGGTTCTTCTCGGCACTGGCCGACCGCGACAGCGACGCCGCCCTCGACCGGCTGACACCCGAGGCGCGCGCGGCGGTGGCCAACCGCGAACAACTCGCCGCCATGCTGCGGGCCGAGGGCTACCAGCCGCCGACCGACGTCGACGTGACCGCCATCGAGCGCGACGGCGACGAGGCCACGGCCACGGTCTCCTACCGGTTGGGCGGTGCCGAGCAGACGGCCGAGCTGGCGCTGCGCCGGGACGACGCGGCGACCGCCGGGCTCTTCCACGGCTGGCACGTGGTCGAGGGCCTCTTCCCGCTGGACGTCCCGCCGGGGCGCGCCGGGCTGGCCCTCAACGGGGTGGCGATTCCGCCCACCACCGAGAGCGGCGCGAGGCTCGCCCTGCTGCCCGGCACGTACACCGCCACCGGGGAGGGCAGTGCGCTCGGCGAGGTGCCGCCGGAGACGGTGCAGGTGGCGCCGGGCGAGAGCACGGGAAGCACGCTCGGCCTGGCTCCGGTCATGAAGCCGACCGCGGGCACGGCGGCGGAGGAGCGCGTCCGCGCGCACCTCGACGAGTGCGCGAAGCAGACGGTCGCCGCGCCGCCGGGCTGCCCGTTCCGCTACTACACCGGTGGCACGATCCAGAAGATCACCTGGACGATCCTCGAGTACCCGCGCGTCGCCGTCGAGCTGACCGGTCCCGCCACCGCGCAGGTCAGCACCCCGTACGAGTCCCGCGGAAAGGTACGCGCCACCGGCAGCAGCACCTCCTACTTCGGCAGCAGCGCGCCGTTCACCGACGAGCAGGAGATCACCGTGGCGGGCGTGATCACCGCCGAGGGCGACACCCTCACCTTCCGGCCCGCCGGCCTCGACGACTGAAACCGGAGGTACGACGTGACCGACGTGACCGGTGCCGCCCGGGAGCCGGTGCGGCTGACCATCAACCCCCGGCACCCCCGGCCGCCCCAGGTCGCCCTGCTGGACTGGATCCACCGCCGGGCCGAGTACCGGCCCGTCGTGCGCCGCTCCGGCGGTGGCGGCGGCCGGCCCGGCTTCAGCGACGCCGTGATCATCGCGGTGCTCGCGCAGGGGCTGCTGCCCGGGCTGTTCAACCTCGTGCAGAGCTGGGTCGACCAGCAGCGCACCGAGGCGAGCATCCGGATCCAAAGCGGCGACACCGAGGTCGAGTTGCAGGTCAACGGGCGGACCGACTCGGCCCGCCTGTTGGCGCAGGCGACCGAGGCGCTGCGCGCCGCCCGCGAGGCGGGCACCGGGGGCTGATCCGACTCCCGGCCACGGCACGCCGGGGGTCGGGTCACGGCTGTCGGCGGCGGACGCCGGCGTCGTGACCGGTCAGGCCGCCTTCGCCAGCGCCTCGAACTCC from Micromonospora sp. WMMD812 harbors:
- a CDS encoding alpha/beta fold hydrolase gives rise to the protein MLLRKTALTLALTTAAVLLAPAATAAAAPRDATASAAPHDATASAAPHDATAPPPVVATAAAASPVIVVGGLSGIAAAYEPLAARLRGDGLRVFVYQLPGLGLGDIPTSARSFAGYVAQVRAATGATTVDLVAHSEGGLVSRYYLKRLGGAAAVGRYVSLGTPQYGTYVANILQFLGLGSCAGVVACQQMTIGSAFLADLNAGDDTPGAVRYTTVRTVQDELVRPTQNATLADGATNVLIQAYCPLRLVGHLGLVLDGTTYTVIRGALADAGVNPNCFAL
- a CDS encoding M48 family metalloprotease, with protein sequence MSESPAAAPAVEPPADGNPAGGGISNRPPGYPSALVWLRAGILRDWRGVLGAFVATWFYLPLALLAAVSSGLTLAAVGLFTGGLGADDQLPAVVRDTPLVGSLLEAFLSRSGGVLGGFVGFAVGFLAGFLGVLLLPWRSTLDEPLALLTGLLGMVVAAALIGVLYTLYRVLLEPRLLVVSGARELSRREEDRLRPLLADCARRLGLPSLPRLLMEDDPVLTNARTYARHIVVTTAVLTEPDEEIAALLSHELVHWRTGDEVTSAFVRGVALPLTLVHAVPAWLTRTFPHPATNFVVFLLFWPVLLTMRYVVLPLHARDVRAAEYRADLGAVLAGHVEGMRSVLERRRSFETGRSGWDEAVCATHPPHELRLDRLDRASAPAVAGPVPAPVTAEALFGRPGAIGTPRSWLVVGLVVLALCVGASGLGAVQWAFFRPQSAVEGFFSALADRDSDAALDRLTPEARAAVANREQLAAMLRAEGYQPPTDVDVTAIERDGDEATATVSYRLGGAEQTAELALRRDDAATAGLFHGWHVVEGLFPLDVPPGRAGLALNGVAIPPTTESGARLALLPGTYTATGEGSALGEVPPETVQVAPGESTGSTLGLAPVMKPTAGTAAEERVRAHLDECAKQTVAAPPGCPFRYYTGGTIQKITWTILEYPRVAVELTGPATAQVSTPYESRGKVRATGSSTSYFGSSAPFTDEQEITVAGVITAEGDTLTFRPAGLDD